TGAACGCTACCTGGGAGAACTCGTTTTAAAGGTACCGGGGCGTCATAATATTTTGAATGCCCTGGGGGCCATTGCCGTAGCTCACCAGGTGGAAATACCCTTTCCGGTCATTGCCCGGGCCCTGGAGGCTTTTCGTGGTGCCGGCCGCCGCTTTGAGGTCCTCTGGGATGATGGTGCTATCCGGGTGGTTGATGACTATGCCCACCACCCGACGGAAATTGAAGCTACCCTGGCGGCGGCTAGCCAGGTGGGAGCGCGGCGGGTGGTAGCCGTCTTCCAGCCCCACCGTTATACCCGGACCTACCACCTCTACCGGGAATTCGGGCGTGCCTTTAACCGGGCTGATATTGTCATTATCAATGACATATATGCAGCCGGGGAAAAACCCATGGATGGGGTAACTTCCCGGCTTATCCTGGACGAAATCAAAAGAAACGGCCACCCGCAGGTTTATTACCTGCCTACCCTGGAAGAAACCATGGCTTTTCTAAAAGAATCCTGTACTGCCGGGGACTTGATTTTAACCATGGGAGCCGGGGATGTGTGGCAGGTAGGGGTTCAGCTGGCCCGCTTCCTGGCTGCAAAACAGGCTTTTTGCGAGGTGGGCGCTTGATCATGCATCTAGCGTCCCTGGCGCGAGAACTACAGCAGGGTTTACAGGGAGAAGTGTTGATCAACGAACCTCTGGCCCGCCACACGACCTGGCGCATAGGCGGGCCGGCCGATTTGCTCGCCCGGCCGGCAACCGGAGAAGAATTTGATTTCTGCCTGGATTTTGCGCGACGAAAGGGTTTACCCCTGCATATTATGGGTAACGGCTCCAATCTTTTAGTGCGGGACGGCGGTGTCCGCGGCCTGGTAGTCCAGACCAGAGCCTGGCGCCAGGTTGTGGTCCTGGACCAGGTCATAAAGGCCTGCGCCGGCGCTCTCCTTGCCCGGGTGCTGGAGATCGCCGTCCGGCATGGCCTGGGGGGCCTGGAGTTTGCCGCCGGTATTCCGGCCACCATAGGCGGGGCCGTGATCATGAATGCCGGTACTCCGGAGGGCTGCCTGGGAGATATTGTCCGCGGGGTGGAGGTAGTTGCCCCTGACGGCAGCCGGCGTTACCTGGAGGGCCAGGATATAACCTTTAGCTATCGTTCCACTTCCTTACGCCGGAATGAGACGGTTGTTGTTGTCGATTTGGCAATGACTGCCAGGGACCCCCGGCTTATCAAAGAAAGGGTGCAGGCAAATCTTGAGCGTCGGCGGGCCAGGCAGCCCCTGGAATGGCCCAATGCCGGCAGCGTCTTTAAAAACCCGCCGGGCTATTATGCGGGTCAGCTCATTGAAGAGGTGGGGGCCAAGGGGTGGCTGGCCGGCCAGGCGCAGGTGTCAACCAAACACGCTAACTTTATCATTAACCTGGGCCGGGCTACTGCTGCCGATGTCCTGGAACTCATAGCCAGGATCCAGGAGGCTGTAGCCAGGGCTTTCGGGATCAACCTGGAACTGGAAGTGGAAGTTTGGGGTGAAGGCCTGTAGCTAGGGGAGGGGTAGGCCTTGGAGGAGTGTCTGGTTATCAATGGGGGGCGGCGCCTGGAAGGGACGGTGACCGTCAACGGGGCCAAAAATGCGGCCCTCCCTATTATGGCGGCCATGCTCCTGGCGACAGGGGAGTGCACTTTGCGGCGCGTACCAAACCTCCAGGATGTTGCCGTGATGGCGGCCGTCATTCGCTCCCTGGGGCTAAAGATAGAACGAAGTAATACAGCCCTGCATGTGAGTCCGGCAACGGTAACCTCGCCCGAAGTAGCGGCAGAATTGATGCGGCAACTCAGGGCTTCCAACCTGGTTATGGGACCCCTCCTGGGGCGTTACCACTACTTCCGGGTTCCCTATCCCGGCGGCTGTGCCATCGGCTCCCGGCCCATGGATCTGCACCTGAAAGGTTTCAGGGCCATGGGCGCTGAAGTAACGGAAAATCAGGGCTACATTGAAGCCAGAACGACCGGCCTCCAGGGAACTTCCTTCTATTTGGACTTTCCCAGCGTCGGGGCGACGGAAAACCTGATGATGGCCGCCGTCCTGGCTGAAGGGGTTACCATCCTCCACAATGCCGCCCGGGAACCGGAAATCGTTGACCTGCAGAATTTCTTAAATAGCCTGGGAGCGCGGATTCACGGCGCTGGCCAGGATACCATCCGCATTGAAGGGGTTAAGGAGCTTAAGCAGGCAGACTATGAGATTATTCCGGACCGGATTGAAGCCGGCACCTTCCTGGCGGCAGCAGCCGGAGCCGGCGGCGATGTTTTTGTAAAGGATTGCCGGGCGGAACACCTTCTGGCCGTCCTGGCCAAGTTAACGGAGATGGGGGCGAAGATTACGGTTAAAAGGGACGGCATTCGCCTCAAGAGCCCGGCACGATTAAAGGCCGTCGACTGCAAGACTTTACCCTACCCGGGTTTTCCTACCGATATGCAGCCCCAGCTCATGGCGTTGATGACGGTAGCCAGCGGGACCAGCGTCCTGGTGGAGAGCATTTTTGAAAATCGTTTTAAACATGCTGCTGAATTGCGGCGCCTGGGAGCCGATATTAAAATTGAGGGGCGGGTGGCAGTAATCAACGGCGTCCCGGGTTTAAGCGGCTGTCCGGTGGAAGCTTCCGACCTGCGGGCCGGGGCGGCCCTGGTGATTGCCGGCCTCATGGCTGAAGGGCAAACCCGGGTAGAAGGCGTTGCCCACCTGGATCGGGGCTACGAACAACTGGAAGTACGCTTAAGCAGTTTGGGGGCGGATATCCGGCGGCTAGAGGGGAGGTGAGAAGTGGGAGATGGGAGGCAAAAAATTTGGAAGGAATTAGCTATGCCAATCCCTTCCATAAAATTCCACCTCTCACTTCCCACTTCTCACCTCCCCTTACTGGACAGGCCTGCATTTTCTGGTATAATGGCAGTAAATGAGGTGGGTAAATGGTTATCCAGGCCCATTCACCCCGCGTTTACCGGCGGCGCCGACAGCGGATGCGCCGAATATTGTTTTTCTTATTAACGGTAACGGCCTTATTTTATTTTATCCATTCTGGTTTCTTTAGCCTGGAAAACATAGAGATTAAAGGAAACGAGCATATCCCCAGGGTTGAACTGGAAAATTTAATAGGCGTGGCCAGGGGCATTAACCTCTGGCAGGTGGATACTTCGGCAATTGCCAAACGACTGGCCACCCATCCCCTGGTGGCCAGGGCCAGGGTGAGCCGTCACTGGCCGCGAACCTTGGTCGTTCAGATCGAGGAAAGGACACCGGTGGCTATCCTGGTGCAGGATGGCAGCTTTTTACTCGTTGATGGCAGTGGTGTAGTCATGGAAAGAATACCGCGCATAGGCCACCTGCAGCTGCCCCTCATTTCCGGCGTGGGCAAGCTGGAGAATACCGGCCCCGGCAGGGAGATTAATCACCCCGGCCTGCAGGCTGCCCTGGCAGTGGTCCGGCAGGTGCCACCTGACGATTTAAACCAGCTTCAGGAGATAATAGCCTCTTCCCCTGATAACCTGCAGTTGATCTGGGCGGGCAATATCCTGGTTAAGTTTGGCGACGAGCAACAGGTGGCGGAGAAGCTCAGCAGGCTCCATGAAGCCCTCCGGGGCCTTGCCGGCAGGGAGGCTGTTGAGTATATTGATGTTAGTTTTGCGGGACCGCCGGTAGTAAAATTTAATCAGGTTGAAAAACAGGAGAAGAAGGGATGAAAAAAGATGTGGATACCCTTAATCGGCCTTATCTTTGGGGTATTGATTGGCCTCATGATACCCGTAAAGGTACCGGTTGTCTACAGCAAGTATATGTCGGTGGCCGTCCTGGCAGCCCTGGATTCCGTTTTTGGGGGCATTAGGGCCAACATGGAGGATAATTTTGATAATGCCATCTTTCTCACGGGTTTTTTTTCCAATACTTTGCTGGCGGCCTTTTTAGCTTATATAGGTGATCAGCTGGGGGTTGAGCTGTATCTTGCTGCCGTTCTGGTCTTTGGCATGCGTTTATTCCAGAACCTGGCTATCATCCGGCGCCACCTGCTGAAAAAGTGAGAAAATCTATTTGCAAAAAAAGGGAAAGCGAAAGTTATGTTGAATTCTCCTTCTTAATAGAAGCCCCGGGGAGCCTGGAGGTGCCAGAGTTTGCCCAAGGATAACGTGGTGGTCGGTCTCGATATAGGCACCACCAAGGTGGTTGCAGTTGTGGCGGAAATCACGCTACAGGGCCGCCTGAACATCATCGGCCTGGGGGAAACACCGTCCGGAGGCTTGCGTAAAGGTATAATTGTGGATATAGAAAATACAGCCCGGGCCATTGAAAAAGCGGTGGAACAGGCCGAGCGCATGAGCGGTTGTCATATTTCTTCGGCCTTTGTTGGCCTGACAGGTCCCCATATTGGCTCCGTTAACAACCGCGGGGTAGTAGCCGTTACCGGCGAAGACGGTGAAGTAGGGCCCGAAGATGTGGAACGGGTCCTCCAGGCAGCCCGGGTAATCCCCCTGCCGGCCGACAGGAGGATTATCCACGTCCTGCCGCGCCAGTATATTGTTGATGGCTATGATGGCATCATGGACCCCATCGGCATGAGTGGTTCGCGCCTGGAAGTGGAAACCCAGATTGTCACCGCAGCCGGGGCCGCCGTCCAGAACACCATAAAAAGCGTGCAGCGAGCCGGCTTGGCAGTTGATGAACTGGTTTTGAATCCCCTGGCCTCGGCCGAGGCGGTACTCCAGCAAGCAGAGAAGGAGCTGGGTACCGTTGTGGTAGATATCGGCGGGGGGACGACGGAAATCGCCGTAATCTCCCAGGGGTGCCTGTGGTTTGCCGCTGTTCTGCCCATAGGGAGCGAGCATATAACCAGTGACCTGGCAGTAGGTTTACGCACCCCCCTCACTCAGGCCGAGATCATTAAAAAGGAACATGGTTGCGTCCTGGCGGAGCTGGCAGCGGAAAATGAATTTGTTGAGGTGCCGGCAGTAGGGGGCAAGGAGAAAAAGCGGGTACCCAGGAAGATGCTGGCGGCCATTATCGAGCCCCGGGTAGAGGAGATTTTTAACCTCGTTCGCCGGGAGATTGACGGCTCCCATTTCCAGGGCCTTTTACCGGGAGGAGTGGTTTTGACAGGAGGCGGTGCATTACTCGAAGGAATAACCCAGCTGGCAAGCGAAGCCTTAGCCATGCCGGTCCGCCTGGGCTGGCCAGAGAACAGCGGTGGGCTGGCCGATATGGTGGCTTCTCCGGCTTATGCTACAGCTGTAGGCCTGGTGAATTACGGCGCCGGTCGCCTGGCCCATACCCAGGCGGCCGCCGCACGCGAGGCTATCTGGGAGAACTTCTGGTCACGGCTAAAAAACTGGTGGCGGGAACTTTTTTAATAAAAACATGAAAAATATTATGGCCATATCGTGTTAAAGGAGGAGTTCGGGTGCTGGAATTTGAGGACGGTGATCTCAATCAATTTGCGGTCATTAAAGTGGTGGGGGTAGGTGGAGGTGGCAGTAATGCTGTTAATCGCATGATTGCTGCCGGCCTGCGGGGAGTAGAATTTATCAGCGTTAATACAGATGCCCAGGCACTGCGCCTTTGCCAGGCAGAACAGAAGATCCAAATTGGTGCCAAGCTGACCAAGGGCCTGGGGGCGGGGGCCAATCCCGAAATTGGTAAAAAGGCAGCTGAAGAAAGCCGGGAAGAGCTGGCCCAGCGTCTGCAGGCGGCTGATATGGTTTTTGTCACTGCCGGCATGGGCGGCGGTACAGGTACCGGGGCGGCCCCGGTGGTGGCCCAGATCGCCAAGGAGGCCGGGGCCCTGACTGTTGGCGTTGTTACCCGCCCCTTTAGCTTTGAAGGCCGGAAACGGGCCAAACAGGCGGAGGCCGGCATAGAGGAGTTAAAGACAAAGGTTGACACACTGATTATTATTCCCAACGACCGGTTGCTGCAGGTAGCCGATAAGCAGACCTCTATCCTGGAAGCCTTCCGCATAGCCGATGATGTGTTGCGCCAGGGCGTCCAGGGCATTTCCGACCTTATTGCCGTGCCCGGATTGATCAACCTGGATTTTGCCGATGTCAAGACCATTATGAGCGATGCCGGTTCGGCTCTGATGGGTATCGGTAGGGCTACTGGGGAAAAAAGGGCTGCGGAAGCAGCCAGGATGGCCATATCCAGCCCTTTGCTGGAAACCTCCATTGAAGGGGCTCGCGGTGTGCTGCTAAATATTACCGGGGGCACCAACCTGGGGCTCCTGGAAGTTAATGAGGCGGCGGAAATCGTGGCCGCGGCGGCCGACCCGGAAGCGAACATAATTTTTGGTGCCGTCATTGATGAAAGCTTGAAGGATGAAATCCGCGTTACCGTCATTGCTACCGGTTTTGAAACCGTGCCGGCAGCCCAGAAAGAGGCAGCGGCAGCCCGGGATGTGGATCTCAATATTAAGCCCTTTAATATTGACGACCTGGACATACCGGCCTTCCTGCGGCGCAGGTAATTGTCTTTTAAACCTGTTACCTTTAGGGTAACAGGTTTTTTATTACCCATTAAATGACAAAATTTTCCATGAGGAGGTTATATAATAAGTTATAGTTATGAAACTGCCATAATACTCATATCATGGTAATAATTAGCCTAACCTCCGGGAAAGGGAGGCTGATCTACCTGTGGTTTATTTAGATGTCCTGCTGGCCATTAACCTGGTAATGGATTACTTAATCCTCTGGACGACGGCCAGGCTGGGACAGTTGGCGACAACCGGCTGGCGGCTGCTCGCCGGAGCAGCGGTAGGAGCAGTTTATTCCCTGGTCATCCTGTTTCCCGGTGGCGAGTGGGGTCAGTCTCTGCTTGTTAAGATTTTATTTTCCCTCGTTATGGTCGTGGCAGCCTTTTATCCTTTAAACGGGCGGCGGTTTCTCCAGGCCCTGGTCTATTTTTACCTGGCGGCCTTTGCCATGGGAGGGGCGATGCTGGGGGCTATTTACCTAACCGGCGGTGAGGCGGCAACACCGGTGATGGGGGGAATGATGGTTCTGTCCCAGAATATCCGTTACCCGTGGCTGCTGGCGGCCGTGGCTGCTGCCGGGCTGCTGGCCGTTCTTGGGACAAACTGGCTTAAAAAAAACTTCTGGCAGCAGGTACTGCGCCTTAAGGTGATCATAACCTTTGCCGGCCGGCAGCGGGCCTTAAAGGCCCTGGTTGATACCGGCAACAGCCTGCGCGATCCCCTTACCCAGAGGCCGGTAATTATTGTCGAATACAGCGCCCTTCAGGGCCTTCTCCCGGAAGAAATTATTAAACACTACAGCAGCCAGGAGGAGACCGACCTGGAAAGCCTGGTAAAGTCCCTGGCCGGCTCGCCCTGGGCGACAAGGCTCCACCTGCTACCATATCATTCCCTGGGCCGGAGCCATGGTATGTTGCTGGGCCTTAGACCCGACGAAGTAATTGTCATCACTAACGAACGCATGATTAAGATAAAAAACGTCATTCTGGGCCTGTACAGGGAAAGGCTGTCCACGGAGGGGAATTATTGCGCCTTATTACACCCAGATTTGCTACAAGCCAGTATGGGCCTCTAGGGGGGAGAGCTCGTGCGGGAGCTGTTTGTAATTGCTAAATTAAAAATCCAGGCGTTTTACAGCCACCTGGTAGCCAGGTTGAAATGGTTGGGCGAAGTTTTTTATGTCGGCAGCAGTGAAACCTTACCGCCCCCCCTTTCCAGCGATGAAGAATCCGACCTTCTCCTGCGCCTGGAGGACGGCGACGCCGGTGTAAAAACCGTCCTTATCGAGCGCAACCTGCGCCTGGTAGTCTACATCGCCCGCAAATTTGAAAATACCGGCGTGGGGATTGAAGACCTGGTCTCCATTGGTACCATCGGCCTTATTAAAGCTGTCAATACCTTTGATCCCAAGAAGCGCATCAAGCTGGCCACCTATGCTTCCCGCTGTATTGAAAATGAAATTTTAATGCACCTGCGGCGTAACAATAAAACACGGGCCGAGGTTTCTTTTGACGAGCCGTTAAACATTGACTGGGACGGCAATGAGCTTTTGCTTTCCGATGTCCTGGGGACGGAAAACGATATTATTTATAAATCCATAGAAGAAGAGATCGACCGCAAGCTCCTGCAGATGGCCATGCGGAAGCTCTCGGCCCGGGAGCGCAAGATTATGGAATTTCGCTTTGGCCTCCTGGACGGCGTGGAAAAAACCCAGAAGGAGGTAGCCGACATCCTGGGCATCTCCCAGTCCTACATTTCCCGCCTGGAAAAACGGATTATCAAACGCCTGCGTAAAGAGATCGCCAGGATGGAATAAAATGTCCGCCCTACTTTTTCCGGGAGCTTAAATAGCTCCCTTTATTTTGCCCTTTTGCCGGTCCCGTATAAAAGCCGGGAGGCATGGTAATAATTATGCCAGAGCCACCGTCAGGAGGTTTCTCGCCAGTGATGCTCAATAAAGTAGAAATTTGCGGTGTGAATACCTCCAAGTTGCCCTTGCTGACCAGCGAGGAGATGCGGCAGCTTTTTGAGGCCATGCAAAGGGGGGAACCGGAGGCCCGTGAAAAGCTCATTAAGGGTAATTTACGCCTGGTATTGAGTGTAATCCAGCGCTTTACCAACCGCGGCGAGTATGTCGACGACCTTTTCCAGGTGGGCTGCATCGGCCTGATGAAGGCCATCGATAACTTTGATCTGAGCCAGAACGTCAAGTTCTCCACCTACGCCGTACCCATGATCATCGGAGAGATCAGGCGTTACCTGCGGGATAATAACCCCATACGGGTCAGCCGTTCTTTAAGGGATATTGCCTACAAAGCTCTCCAGATAAGGGATGCGCTGGTAAATAAACTGGCCCGGGAACCTTCGGTAGCGGAAATAGCCAGGGAAATCAATCTCCCCCAGGAAGAAGTAATCTTTGCCCTGGATGCCATCCAGGAACCGGTATCCCTCTTTGAGCCCATCTACCATGACGGCGGCGATCCCATATATGTTATGGACCAGATAGGTGATGAAAAAAACCAGGATGGCAGCTGGCTGGAAAACATAGCCATCCGGGAAGCCATGAATAAATTAAACCCCCGGGAGCGCCTGATTTTATCCCTGCGCTTTTTTGAAGGTAAAACCCAGATGGAGGTGGCCGATGAAATCGGCATCTCCCAGGCCCAAGTTTCCCGGCTGGAAAAAGCTGCCTTGCAACATATGCGCAAGTATATATAAGAAGCCGGCAGCCGGCGGTTCGATTTCCTATTTACGGAGGTGGCAAGGAGTGTCTTTATTGAAGAAGTCGATATTATTCTTTGTCCTGGCCGGCTTATTATTCCTCGGCGGGGACGCGGCCTGGACGGGCAGAAAGACAGCAGTACCGGCCTATAATTCCCATAACTTAATCCGGCTCCACGTCATTGCCAACAGCGATACCGTTGCCGATCAGGAGCTAAAACGCCATGTCCGCGACGCCGTTCTCACCAGTATAGGCCGGAACCTGGCGGTAGCCGGGGATATCGGCGCCGCCCGGCGGCTGGTGAGCAGCAATCTGGCTGCCATTACCGCTGCAGCCGAGACCCAAATCCGGCAGGAAGGACAAAATTATACCGTGAGGACGGAATTCGGGGACTTTGCCTTCCCCACCCGAGCTTACGGGGATATAACTCTCCCGGCGGGAAACTACGAGGCCGTTCGTGTGGTGATTGGCGCCGGGAAAGGGGAAAACTGGTGGTGCATCCTGTTTCCACCTCTCTGCCTGGTAGATGTCACCGGTAAAGTAAATGCCGGCTTCTTTACCAGCCGGCAGGTAATGGCCGGGGAGGAAGGCCCGCCAAAAGTCCGATTGGGCTGGAAAATCCTAGAGATATGGCAATCCTCACGCCACCGCCTGGCGGGATTGCGGCCTTAAACCAGCAATGCTGGTTTTTCTTTTTTGGCCTTCGAGCTATATGTAGCTCATATAATTAAATATAACAGGAAGGCCCCGGGCTACAGCCGGAGGTGGTGACCGTGATCCGGGTGACCGAACTGCGCCAGCGGGAGGTAATTAATGTCATTGACGGGCGGCGGCTGGGGACAATTAAAGATATTGACCTGGACCTGGAGGCCGGACGGGTAAAAGCTTTAATCGTACCTGGACAGGGAGGCAGGTTTTTTTTCTTTTTCGGCCGGGAAGAAGATTTAATTATCCCCTGGGAAAATGTGGTTAAAGTAGGAGTTGATGTTATCCTGGTAGAAAGTTATAGCTGTACATCCCCCGTGCACCGGGAAAAGGCTTAAGGAAGGGCGGCCTTATGTTATAATAAAGGCGGGGGGATTCTTTTGGCGCCCTTTATCAGGGAGAACAAGGAAGGAATTGGTTACTGGCGGGTTGCCTTTTTAGAAGAGCAGGCGCCGGTGAAGGCTTTTTATAGCAGTCGTGCCGGTGGTGTCAGCCAGCCGCCCTATAGCAGCTTGAACCTGGGCTTGCATGTTGGCGATGAACCGGCAGCAGTGCTGGTCAACAGGCGAAGGCTGGCAGGGGTCCTGGACCTGCCCCTGGAGGGCTGGGTTGTCGGTGAGCAGGTCCACGGCAACAAGGTGGCCCTGGTGGCCCGGCAGGACGCCGGTCGGGGTGCCGTGGAACTGGCGGCGGCCCTGCCGGGTGTTGATGCCCTGGTGACGGCTGCACCGGGGATTACCCTGGTTGGCTTTTATGCCGACTGCGTTCCCCTTTACTTTGTTGACCCGGTAAAGGGTGTTATCGGCCTGGCCCACGCGGGCTGGAAAGGGACAGTTTTACAGGTGGGGAGCAAGGTGGTGGCCAGGATGGCAACTGAATTTAACAGCAACCCGGCTGACCTCCTGGCAGCTATCGGTCCGGCTGTAGGGCCCTGTTGCTACCAGGTAGATACGCGGGTGGCTGATGCGGTCAGGGAGCACCTCCCCTGGGCCGCTGAAGTTTTAATCCCGGATGGACCCGGCCACTACCGCCTGGACCTTCCCCGGGCCAATTTTCTGGAACTCCTGGCCGCCGGACTAAAGCCGGAACATATTGCCATAGCCGGTCTCTGTACCTGCTGCCAGGCAGATGCTTTTTTCTCTTACCGGGCGGCCGGTGGCCCCACCGGGCGCCAGGCGGCTTTATTATCCCTCTTGAGGTAGATACTATGAAGACAGCTTACAGTCCAGGCCTCCCGGC
This Moorella sp. E308F DNA region includes the following protein-coding sequences:
- the murB gene encoding UDP-N-acetylmuramate dehydrogenase, whose product is MHLASLARELQQGLQGEVLINEPLARHTTWRIGGPADLLARPATGEEFDFCLDFARRKGLPLHIMGNGSNLLVRDGGVRGLVVQTRAWRQVVVLDQVIKACAGALLARVLEIAVRHGLGGLEFAAGIPATIGGAVIMNAGTPEGCLGDIVRGVEVVAPDGSRRYLEGQDITFSYRSTSLRRNETVVVVDLAMTARDPRLIKERVQANLERRRARQPLEWPNAGSVFKNPPGYYAGQLIEEVGAKGWLAGQAQVSTKHANFIINLGRATAADVLELIARIQEAVARAFGINLELEVEVWGEGL
- the murA gene encoding UDP-N-acetylglucosamine 1-carboxyvinyltransferase, which codes for MEECLVINGGRRLEGTVTVNGAKNAALPIMAAMLLATGECTLRRVPNLQDVAVMAAVIRSLGLKIERSNTALHVSPATVTSPEVAAELMRQLRASNLVMGPLLGRYHYFRVPYPGGCAIGSRPMDLHLKGFRAMGAEVTENQGYIEARTTGLQGTSFYLDFPSVGATENLMMAAVLAEGVTILHNAAREPEIVDLQNFLNSLGARIHGAGQDTIRIEGVKELKQADYEIIPDRIEAGTFLAAAAGAGGDVFVKDCRAEHLLAVLAKLTEMGAKITVKRDGIRLKSPARLKAVDCKTLPYPGFPTDMQPQLMALMTVASGTSVLVESIFENRFKHAAELRRLGADIKIEGRVAVINGVPGLSGCPVEASDLRAGAALVIAGLMAEGQTRVEGVAHLDRGYEQLEVRLSSLGADIRRLEGR
- a CDS encoding cell division protein FtsQ/DivIB — translated: MFFLLTVTALFYFIHSGFFSLENIEIKGNEHIPRVELENLIGVARGINLWQVDTSAIAKRLATHPLVARARVSRHWPRTLVVQIEERTPVAILVQDGSFLLVDGSGVVMERIPRIGHLQLPLISGVGKLENTGPGREINHPGLQAALAVVRQVPPDDLNQLQEIIASSPDNLQLIWAGNILVKFGDEQQVAEKLSRLHEALRGLAGREAVEYIDVSFAGPPVVKFNQVEKQEKKG
- a CDS encoding small basic family protein, with protein sequence MWIPLIGLIFGVLIGLMIPVKVPVVYSKYMSVAVLAALDSVFGGIRANMEDNFDNAIFLTGFFSNTLLAAFLAYIGDQLGVELYLAAVLVFGMRLFQNLAIIRRHLLKK
- the ftsA gene encoding cell division protein FtsA — encoded protein: MPKDNVVVGLDIGTTKVVAVVAEITLQGRLNIIGLGETPSGGLRKGIIVDIENTARAIEKAVEQAERMSGCHISSAFVGLTGPHIGSVNNRGVVAVTGEDGEVGPEDVERVLQAARVIPLPADRRIIHVLPRQYIVDGYDGIMDPIGMSGSRLEVETQIVTAAGAAVQNTIKSVQRAGLAVDELVLNPLASAEAVLQQAEKELGTVVVDIGGGTTEIAVISQGCLWFAAVLPIGSEHITSDLAVGLRTPLTQAEIIKKEHGCVLAELAAENEFVEVPAVGGKEKKRVPRKMLAAIIEPRVEEIFNLVRREIDGSHFQGLLPGGVVLTGGGALLEGITQLASEALAMPVRLGWPENSGGLADMVASPAYATAVGLVNYGAGRLAHTQAAAAREAIWENFWSRLKNWWRELF
- the ftsZ gene encoding cell division protein FtsZ, which produces MLEFEDGDLNQFAVIKVVGVGGGGSNAVNRMIAAGLRGVEFISVNTDAQALRLCQAEQKIQIGAKLTKGLGAGANPEIGKKAAEESREELAQRLQAADMVFVTAGMGGGTGTGAAPVVAQIAKEAGALTVGVVTRPFSFEGRKRAKQAEAGIEELKTKVDTLIIIPNDRLLQVADKQTSILEAFRIADDVLRQGVQGISDLIAVPGLINLDFADVKTIMSDAGSALMGIGRATGEKRAAEAARMAISSPLLETSIEGARGVLLNITGGTNLGLLEVNEAAEIVAAAADPEANIIFGAVIDESLKDEIRVTVIATGFETVPAAQKEAAAARDVDLNIKPFNIDDLDIPAFLRRR
- the spoIIGA gene encoding sigma-E processing peptidase SpoIIGA, producing the protein MVYLDVLLAINLVMDYLILWTTARLGQLATTGWRLLAGAAVGAVYSLVILFPGGEWGQSLLVKILFSLVMVVAAFYPLNGRRFLQALVYFYLAAFAMGGAMLGAIYLTGGEAATPVMGGMMVLSQNIRYPWLLAAVAAAGLLAVLGTNWLKKNFWQQVLRLKVIITFAGRQRALKALVDTGNSLRDPLTQRPVIIVEYSALQGLLPEEIIKHYSSQEETDLESLVKSLAGSPWATRLHLLPYHSLGRSHGMLLGLRPDEVIVITNERMIKIKNVILGLYRERLSTEGNYCALLHPDLLQASMGL
- the sigE gene encoding RNA polymerase sporulation sigma factor SigE, with the protein product MRELFVIAKLKIQAFYSHLVARLKWLGEVFYVGSSETLPPPLSSDEESDLLLRLEDGDAGVKTVLIERNLRLVVYIARKFENTGVGIEDLVSIGTIGLIKAVNTFDPKKRIKLATYASRCIENEILMHLRRNNKTRAEVSFDEPLNIDWDGNELLLSDVLGTENDIIYKSIEEEIDRKLLQMAMRKLSARERKIMEFRFGLLDGVEKTQKEVADILGISQSYISRLEKRIIKRLRKEIARME
- the sigG gene encoding RNA polymerase sporulation sigma factor SigG yields the protein MLNKVEICGVNTSKLPLLTSEEMRQLFEAMQRGEPEAREKLIKGNLRLVLSVIQRFTNRGEYVDDLFQVGCIGLMKAIDNFDLSQNVKFSTYAVPMIIGEIRRYLRDNNPIRVSRSLRDIAYKALQIRDALVNKLAREPSVAEIAREINLPQEEVIFALDAIQEPVSLFEPIYHDGGDPIYVMDQIGDEKNQDGSWLENIAIREAMNKLNPRERLILSLRFFEGKTQMEVADEIGISQAQVSRLEKAALQHMRKYI
- the spoIIR gene encoding stage II sporulation protein R translates to MKKSILFFVLAGLLFLGGDAAWTGRKTAVPAYNSHNLIRLHVIANSDTVADQELKRHVRDAVLTSIGRNLAVAGDIGAARRLVSSNLAAITAAAETQIRQEGQNYTVRTEFGDFAFPTRAYGDITLPAGNYEAVRVVIGAGKGENWWCILFPPLCLVDVTGKVNAGFFTSRQVMAGEEGPPKVRLGWKILEIWQSSRHRLAGLRP
- a CDS encoding PRC-barrel domain-containing protein produces the protein MIRVTELRQREVINVIDGRRLGTIKDIDLDLEAGRVKALIVPGQGGRFFFFFGREEDLIIPWENVVKVGVDVILVESYSCTSPVHREKA
- the pgeF gene encoding peptidoglycan editing factor PgeF, which produces MAPFIRENKEGIGYWRVAFLEEQAPVKAFYSSRAGGVSQPPYSSLNLGLHVGDEPAAVLVNRRRLAGVLDLPLEGWVVGEQVHGNKVALVARQDAGRGAVELAAALPGVDALVTAAPGITLVGFYADCVPLYFVDPVKGVIGLAHAGWKGTVLQVGSKVVARMATEFNSNPADLLAAIGPAVGPCCYQVDTRVADAVREHLPWAAEVLIPDGPGHYRLDLPRANFLELLAAGLKPEHIAIAGLCTCCQADAFFSYRAAGGPTGRQAALLSLLR